A genomic region of Bremerella alba contains the following coding sequences:
- a CDS encoding DUF4198 domain-containing protein, with the protein MTRLLSLSLFLFALSASASAHDTWVETNTNIVRPGDAIYTDLKLGNHGNHHRDFKLASKIGLEDLTWEVISPSGEKFDAQSVAIDTGYAPKEGFWNAKYVAEKPGLYTVVHTLDKLINHGTPIRAMKSSKTFFIVSESLDQVPSDLTGFDKPLGHTLELVPTVNPVAPLGPGKPIEVQLLFHGKPLKDTVVSFVPRRESLKEGFDETYERKTDENGMASFTPKTGDQYLVVVHVTDEDAKGDGFEKTAYSATLTVIVPERCPCCG; encoded by the coding sequence ATGACACGACTACTTTCCCTTTCATTGTTTCTTTTTGCTCTGTCGGCATCGGCATCTGCGCACGATACGTGGGTCGAGACCAACACCAATATCGTTCGCCCTGGCGATGCGATTTATACGGACCTGAAGCTCGGAAATCATGGCAACCACCATCGCGATTTCAAACTGGCCAGCAAGATCGGTTTAGAGGACCTGACCTGGGAAGTGATTTCTCCGAGTGGCGAAAAGTTTGACGCCCAGAGCGTTGCCATCGATACCGGGTACGCGCCGAAGGAAGGTTTCTGGAATGCCAAATACGTGGCCGAGAAGCCTGGGCTGTACACGGTGGTTCACACCTTGGACAAGCTCATCAATCACGGCACCCCTATCCGCGCGATGAAGAGCAGCAAGACTTTCTTTATCGTCAGCGAAAGCCTGGACCAGGTTCCCAGCGACCTGACTGGCTTTGATAAGCCGCTGGGACATACGCTGGAACTGGTTCCTACCGTCAATCCGGTTGCCCCGCTGGGTCCTGGCAAGCCGATTGAAGTTCAATTGCTGTTCCACGGTAAGCCGCTCAAAGACACGGTCGTTTCGTTCGTGCCACGTCGCGAAAGCTTGAAAGAAGGTTTCGATGAAACGTACGAACGCAAGACGGATGAAAACGGCATGGCCAGCTTCACGCCTAAGACTGGCGATCAGTACCTGGTGGTCGTGCACGTGACCGACGAAGACGCCAAGGGAGACGGCTTCGAGAAGACGGCCTACAGCGCCACGCTGACAGTGATCGTCCCCGAGCGCTGCCCCTGCTGCGGCTAG
- the arsC gene encoding arsenate reductase (glutaredoxin) (This arsenate reductase requires both glutathione and glutaredoxin to convert arsenate to arsenite, after which the efflux transporter formed by ArsA and ArsB can extrude the arsenite from the cell, providing resistance.) — translation MSVTIYHNPRCMKSRQTLARLSEHGIEPEVVLYLDSPPNEKTIQSLLKKLGLKAEQLVRKKDHQALGLARPEDEAGWIAQMAANPKIIERPIVVVGNEARLGRPPESVDEILP, via the coding sequence ATGAGCGTCACGATCTACCATAATCCACGTTGTATGAAGAGCCGACAAACCTTAGCCCGGCTCAGCGAGCATGGGATCGAACCCGAGGTGGTGCTTTACCTCGATAGTCCCCCCAACGAAAAGACGATCCAATCGTTGCTCAAAAAGCTGGGACTCAAGGCCGAGCAGCTCGTGCGGAAGAAAGACCACCAGGCCCTGGGTCTCGCGCGGCCGGAAGACGAAGCGGGTTGGATCGCTCAGATGGCTGCCAATCCGAAGATTATCGAACGTCCTATTGTGGTGGTTGGCAACGAGGCCCGGTTGGGACGACCCCCTGAAAGCGTCGACGAAATTCTCCCCTAG
- the trxA gene encoding thioredoxin, with product MANEFNEDNFDSEVLQSSDPVLVDFWAPWCGPCRQLAPVIDQLATEYEGSVKVGKVDTDKNPNLAVKYGIQSIPTVMIFKNGEVVNQMLGNQPKANLQQALDAAKG from the coding sequence ATGGCCAATGAATTTAACGAAGACAACTTTGATTCCGAAGTCCTGCAATCGAGCGATCCGGTATTGGTCGACTTCTGGGCACCTTGGTGCGGTCCTTGCCGTCAGTTGGCACCGGTAATCGATCAGCTGGCCACCGAATACGAAGGTTCGGTCAAAGTCGGTAAGGTCGATACCGACAAAAACCCAAACCTGGCCGTGAAGTACGGTATCCAGAGCATCCCAACGGTCATGATCTTCAAGAATGGTGAAGTCGTGAACCAGATGCTCGGCAACCAGCCCAAGGCCAACCTACAGCAAGCGCTGGACGCAGCCAAAGGCTAA
- a CDS encoding Minf_1886 family protein yields MSEDTYSAFMQLLKDDSRYRMEAYQFVREALSFGQRFQEDQDEDPSEEEDLDLECFEEEIDELEDELEGWDEEEEDVERHLTGQVLCLAIRQYAQQQYGLLAKVVLNSWGIHTTGDFGEIVYNLIGIGMMRKSKSDRREDFNDQYDFEDAFVKNFDFELSEESGQA; encoded by the coding sequence ATGTCCGAAGATACTTATTCCGCCTTCATGCAGCTGCTCAAAGATGATTCGCGCTATCGCATGGAAGCATATCAATTTGTCCGCGAAGCCCTTTCCTTCGGCCAGCGATTTCAAGAGGATCAGGACGAAGACCCATCCGAGGAAGAAGACCTAGACCTGGAATGTTTCGAGGAAGAGATCGACGAACTCGAAGACGAGCTTGAAGGCTGGGATGAAGAGGAAGAAGACGTTGAACGCCATCTCACCGGTCAGGTGCTGTGCTTGGCTATCCGTCAGTACGCCCAGCAGCAATATGGTTTGCTGGCGAAAGTGGTGCTCAACTCGTGGGGCATCCACACCACCGGTGATTTCGGCGAGATAGTGTACAACTTGATCGGCATCGGGATGATGCGAAAGTCGAAATCGGATCGCCGCGAAGACTTCAATGATCAGTACGACTTTGAAGACGCGTTCGTGAAGAACTTCGACTTCGAACTGTCGGAAGAATCAGGGCAAGCTTAG
- a CDS encoding dihydrofolate reductase, which produces MRISMIVAASQDWVIGRDGDMPWRLSSDLKRFKSLTMGHPMIMGRKTYESIGRLLPGRTTIIVTRDPSYQVEGAVIANSVGDAVAACHEADEAFVVGGAEIYQAMLPWTTRLYLTKVLAMIPDGDTHFPLLDFHHWHLESAEEIPPDAKNQYPTRFEVWDRLPEA; this is translated from the coding sequence ATGAGAATTTCGATGATCGTCGCGGCCAGCCAAGACTGGGTGATCGGCCGCGATGGAGACATGCCGTGGCGATTGTCCAGCGATCTGAAGCGGTTCAAGAGCCTGACCATGGGTCACCCGATGATCATGGGACGCAAGACGTACGAGTCGATCGGGCGGCTGCTGCCAGGACGCACGACAATCATCGTCACGCGCGACCCCAGCTATCAGGTCGAAGGGGCGGTGATCGCTAACAGCGTCGGCGATGCCGTCGCCGCATGTCACGAAGCGGACGAAGCGTTTGTGGTAGGGGGCGCGGAAATTTATCAAGCCATGCTCCCATGGACCACGCGGCTCTATCTGACCAAAGTGCTTGCGATGATTCCCGACGGCGACACGCACTTCCCACTGCTCGACTTCCACCACTGGCACTTGGAGTCGGCCGAAGAGATTCCGCCCGACGCGAAGAATCAGTACCCTACCCGCTTTGAAGTGTGGGACCGGCTACCGGAAGCGTAG
- a CDS encoding STAS domain-containing protein — MNAKVTNSLVSFEEVDGVHVVTPLVSNMRDANNCLAIRELTIEYGQSRRPEKVLIDLSQVRFMSSVGVRVLVSLLRQVCEVQGRIMVCSLNGELRGVLFVCSLISDDMNQPGPLEVATNREDGLARLRSP, encoded by the coding sequence ATGAACGCCAAGGTCACGAATTCACTCGTTTCGTTCGAAGAGGTCGACGGTGTGCACGTTGTCACGCCGCTGGTGAGCAACATGCGCGACGCCAACAACTGTTTGGCGATTCGCGAATTGACAATCGAATATGGCCAATCACGTCGGCCGGAAAAAGTCTTAATAGATTTGAGTCAGGTACGCTTTATGTCGAGCGTTGGCGTCCGCGTGCTCGTCTCTTTGCTGCGACAAGTCTGCGAAGTTCAGGGCCGAATCATGGTCTGCAGCCTGAATGGAGAGTTGCGGGGAGTACTTTTCGTCTGTAGCCTAATATCAGACGATATGAATCAACCGGGACCGCTAGAGGTGGCAACAAACCGTGAGGACGGCCTCGCTCGCCTGCGTTCCCCCTAA
- a CDS encoding sugar phosphate isomerase/epimerase family protein: protein MFKYAICNETYQDWTLETALAHAKESGYDAVEIAPFTLASTAYDVTAKQRGEIRGKIEDAELDVVGLHWLLAKTEGFYLTTPDDAVRQKTSDYFCELARLCSDLGGKIMVLGSPQQRNLLPGVSESEAMKLAADCIRKAMPTLEQCDITLALEPLGPAEGDFLNTAEKGMELMDLIDSPNCKIHLDVKAMSAEDKPIPQIIRETHPHIAHFHANDPNKRGPGMGDVDFVPIFQALKEVDYRGWVSVEVFDYEPGIESLVKDSIAYMHKCEAATS, encoded by the coding sequence ATGTTCAAATACGCTATCTGCAACGAAACGTACCAAGACTGGACGCTGGAAACGGCCCTCGCGCATGCGAAAGAGTCTGGCTACGACGCGGTGGAAATCGCTCCGTTTACGCTCGCTTCAACCGCCTACGATGTGACTGCCAAGCAGCGTGGCGAGATCCGCGGAAAGATCGAAGATGCCGAGCTCGATGTGGTCGGCCTGCATTGGCTCTTGGCCAAAACCGAAGGCTTCTACCTGACGACGCCGGATGATGCGGTACGCCAGAAGACAAGTGACTACTTCTGCGAATTGGCCCGGCTGTGCAGTGACCTGGGTGGCAAAATCATGGTACTGGGCAGCCCTCAGCAGCGGAATCTGTTGCCAGGCGTCAGCGAATCGGAAGCGATGAAGCTGGCCGCCGATTGCATCCGCAAAGCGATGCCTACTTTGGAACAGTGCGACATCACCTTGGCCCTGGAACCACTGGGCCCGGCCGAAGGGGACTTCCTGAACACGGCCGAGAAGGGGATGGAGTTGATGGACCTGATCGACTCGCCCAATTGCAAGATTCACCTGGACGTCAAAGCGATGTCAGCCGAAGACAAGCCGATCCCGCAGATCATCCGGGAAACGCATCCTCACATCGCCCATTTCCACGCCAACGACCCCAACAAACGCGGTCCCGGCATGGGAGACGTCGACTTTGTTCCCATTTTTCAAGCATTGAAAGAAGTCGATTACCGTGGCTGGGTTTCAGTGGAAGTCTTCGACTACGAGCCTGGCATCGAATCGCTCGTGAAGGACAGCATCGCCTACATGCACAAGTGCGAAGCGGCAACAAGCTAG
- a CDS encoding iron-containing alcohol dehydrogenase, with product MAQSWSFFSAGQFTFGCGSRHELGKRAAGRRYRKVQIITDATLSGLGMVQPLVDDLAEHGIQVEVFDGSVAEPDLEIAKNAALMAGTFQPDAILGLGGGSNIDLAKVTAVLATHGGQPQDFFGWDKVPSQIVPVIAMPTTAGTGSEVSQSAVLTDRETNMKVSILSQFMRPALAIVDPELTFSCPKQVTADSGIDALTHAVEAYLSKESGKIAAEPGEPVPYSGSTPIGELFSEEAIALVGRYLAAAVHNPHDREAREKMALAASLAGLAFSNCGVAVVHALEYPIGGRVHCSHGGGNGLLLPYVMKYNLPQREAKLSRIAQLLDPICDFASDMEGAMLAIRQVEQLKSLIGIPEKLSAYGVTEDMLPDFADKSFAITRLMNINPRTPTRDDLLQILTEAL from the coding sequence ATGGCACAATCCTGGAGCTTCTTCTCCGCCGGGCAGTTCACTTTTGGATGCGGCTCGCGACACGAACTCGGTAAGCGGGCCGCCGGACGTCGGTATCGAAAAGTTCAAATCATCACCGACGCCACGCTTTCCGGTTTGGGGATGGTGCAGCCGTTGGTTGACGACCTGGCCGAGCATGGCATTCAGGTGGAAGTCTTCGACGGAAGTGTCGCCGAGCCAGATTTGGAAATCGCCAAAAACGCGGCCTTGATGGCTGGTACCTTTCAGCCCGATGCAATTCTCGGCCTGGGGGGCGGCAGCAATATCGACTTGGCTAAGGTCACAGCGGTACTGGCCACCCACGGCGGCCAGCCGCAAGACTTCTTTGGCTGGGACAAGGTTCCGTCGCAGATTGTTCCCGTAATCGCGATGCCAACGACCGCCGGCACCGGTAGCGAGGTCTCGCAGTCGGCCGTGCTGACCGATCGCGAGACGAACATGAAGGTCAGTATTCTCAGCCAGTTCATGCGACCAGCGTTGGCGATTGTCGACCCGGAGCTGACCTTCAGCTGTCCGAAACAAGTCACGGCTGATAGCGGCATCGATGCGCTGACGCATGCCGTCGAAGCGTATCTGTCGAAGGAGTCTGGCAAGATCGCGGCCGAGCCAGGCGAGCCCGTTCCCTACAGCGGCAGCACGCCGATCGGTGAGTTGTTTTCCGAAGAGGCGATCGCATTGGTCGGGCGATACCTGGCGGCAGCCGTTCATAACCCGCACGATCGCGAGGCCCGCGAGAAGATGGCGCTCGCTGCTTCGTTGGCAGGGCTGGCGTTCTCGAACTGCGGCGTGGCAGTGGTTCACGCGCTCGAGTACCCCATCGGCGGCCGCGTGCACTGTAGCCACGGTGGCGGCAACGGTTTATTGCTTCCCTACGTGATGAAGTACAACCTGCCCCAGCGCGAGGCGAAGCTTTCGCGGATCGCTCAGCTTCTGGATCCGATCTGTGATTTCGCCAGCGACATGGAAGGGGCGATGCTCGCGATACGCCAAGTCGAACAGCTGAAGAGCCTGATTGGTATTCCCGAGAAGCTCAGCGCGTATGGTGTGACCGAGGATATGCTACCTGACTTCGCGGACAAGTCGTTTGCGATCACGCGCCTGATGAACATTAATCCACGCACGCCAACACGGGATGACCTGCTACAGATTCTAACCGAAGCGTTGTAA
- a CDS encoding STAS domain-containing protein, whose amino-acid sequence MNDAAPTLVHHQIAGKVLVLTPQVEQMRDTEICYSIRDGMTDYVKQVDHRRVVIDMQNVNFVSSIGILAFLNLRRAVPNDEERIIFCNLSSSLTSMFRICKLISENPNDPTPFDSVDTLESALSTA is encoded by the coding sequence ATGAACGACGCCGCACCCACGTTAGTCCACCATCAGATTGCCGGCAAAGTCCTCGTTCTCACCCCGCAAGTCGAACAGATGCGCGACACCGAGATCTGTTATTCGATTCGGGATGGAATGACCGACTATGTGAAACAGGTCGATCATCGCCGTGTCGTGATCGATATGCAAAACGTTAACTTCGTCAGCAGTATCGGAATCCTCGCGTTTCTGAATCTTCGTCGAGCGGTCCCCAATGACGAAGAACGAATCATTTTTTGCAATCTGTCTTCCTCGCTCACCAGCATGTTCAGAATTTGCAAATTAATCTCAGAAAACCCTAACGACCCAACGCCGTTCGATTCCGTAGACACTCTTGAGTCGGCTTTGTCGACCGCGTAA
- a CDS encoding DNA-methyltransferase, whose product MATPLKLPATGLTTGDCIAQMKKLPEGCIDLAFADPPFNIGYKYDVYDDRRSVDEYLEWSEQWMREVSRVLKPTGAFWLAIGDEFAAELKVLATRTLGLHCRNWVVWYYTFGVHCKSKFTRSHAHIFYFTKDAKQFTFNDGEIRVPSARMLVYGDKRANPKGRVPDDTWILRPQDAPESFSSEEDTWYFPRVAGTFKERAGFHGCQMPEQLLGRIIKCCSSEGEVVMDPFAGSGSTLVTAKKLGRQPLGFELSKDYAKQVRERLAKVKEGDPLVGSENPLTSAPSTAKGRRLKQPTT is encoded by the coding sequence GTGGCGACGCCGCTGAAACTTCCCGCCACTGGATTGACGACCGGCGATTGCATTGCCCAGATGAAGAAGCTGCCTGAGGGATGCATCGACCTGGCTTTCGCCGATCCCCCCTTTAACATCGGCTATAAGTACGACGTCTACGACGACCGGCGATCGGTCGACGAGTATCTCGAGTGGAGCGAACAATGGATGCGAGAAGTCTCGCGAGTTCTCAAACCTACCGGGGCATTCTGGCTGGCAATTGGCGATGAATTCGCGGCCGAATTGAAAGTTCTCGCCACGCGCACGCTCGGGCTTCATTGTCGCAACTGGGTCGTTTGGTATTACACCTTTGGCGTGCACTGCAAGAGCAAGTTCACCCGCAGCCACGCGCATATCTTTTACTTCACCAAGGATGCGAAGCAGTTCACCTTCAACGACGGAGAGATCCGCGTACCGAGTGCCCGGATGCTGGTTTACGGCGATAAGCGAGCCAATCCCAAAGGACGCGTTCCGGACGATACCTGGATTCTGCGTCCCCAAGATGCCCCGGAAAGCTTCAGCAGCGAAGAAGATACGTGGTACTTCCCCCGCGTCGCCGGCACCTTTAAAGAGCGTGCAGGCTTCCACGGTTGTCAAATGCCAGAACAACTGCTGGGTCGGATTATCAAATGCTGTTCCAGCGAAGGAGAGGTCGTCATGGATCCCTTCGCCGGCAGCGGCTCGACGTTGGTAACCGCGAAGAAGCTAGGCCGCCAGCCACTAGGCTTCGAGCTATCCAAAGACTACGCCAAACAGGTCCGCGAGCGCCTGGCGAAAGTTAAAGAAGGCGATCCCCTGGTCGGGTCCGAAAACCCACTTACCAGCGCCCCTAGCACGGCCAAGGGCCGCCGGCTGAAACAGCCCACGACCTAG
- a CDS encoding DUF1559 domain-containing protein, whose translation MKRQAFTLVELLVVIAIIGILIALLLPAVQQAREAARRMQCTNQQKQLVLAMHNYESTFSSFPGLAFDSAYGFSVQAKILPFVEQGNLQDLIDFSIPLMVGSGGSQSLNPTHGPAAEKVVDLFLCPSDGENPVFENANTANDSFAGTNYVVCTGDGTGSTYDTRAATNGMFWWGSQAKFRDMTDGTSNTAILSESLLGDKTETTGTVTDPKRQMARYGGGGMGGAGEGFTGAPGHNPDMATAASSAGNIDGKGRGSWIWGREHMTTFNTYMAPNNQNPDVHRNGFGWFAPRSQHPGGVQVGLADGSVRFIPETINLTTWRALGTKGGGEVLGEF comes from the coding sequence ATGAAACGACAAGCTTTTACGCTGGTCGAGCTTCTGGTGGTGATTGCCATCATCGGAATCTTGATCGCTTTGCTGCTACCTGCTGTGCAACAGGCCCGCGAGGCCGCTCGGCGGATGCAATGCACCAATCAGCAGAAGCAGCTGGTTCTGGCAATGCACAACTACGAAAGCACCTTTTCGAGTTTTCCTGGCCTGGCGTTTGATAGCGCGTATGGCTTTAGTGTTCAGGCCAAGATTTTGCCATTTGTCGAACAAGGCAACCTGCAAGATCTGATCGACTTCAGCATTCCGTTGATGGTTGGTTCCGGCGGGAGCCAATCGCTCAATCCGACGCACGGGCCGGCGGCGGAAAAGGTCGTGGACCTGTTCCTGTGTCCTAGCGACGGTGAAAACCCGGTCTTTGAAAACGCCAATACTGCCAACGACTCTTTCGCCGGCACGAACTACGTTGTCTGCACGGGGGACGGAACCGGGTCGACCTACGATACCAGGGCCGCCACCAACGGCATGTTCTGGTGGGGTTCGCAGGCCAAGTTTCGCGACATGACCGATGGCACCTCTAACACGGCCATTCTGTCAGAATCGCTGCTGGGCGATAAGACCGAAACGACCGGCACCGTGACCGACCCCAAGCGGCAAATGGCCCGCTATGGTGGCGGCGGCATGGGGGGCGCCGGCGAAGGCTTTACCGGAGCCCCGGGGCATAACCCCGACATGGCGACGGCTGCCAGTAGCGCTGGCAATATCGACGGCAAAGGACGCGGATCGTGGATCTGGGGACGAGAGCACATGACAACGTTCAATACGTACATGGCTCCGAACAACCAGAACCCCGACGTCCATCGCAACGGATTCGGCTGGTTTGCACCGCGCAGCCAACATCCTGGCGGCGTCCAAGTAGGTCTTGCCGATGGTTCGGTGCGGTTCATTCCGGAAACGATCAACCTGACCACCTGGCGTGCTCTGGGCACCAAAGGTGGCGGCGAAGTCCTCGGCGAATTTTAA
- a CDS encoding thymidylate synthase, translated as MRQYLDLMQRILDEGVEKHDRTGTGTLSVFGHQMRFDLSEGFPVVTTKKLHLRSIIHELLWFLKGETNIQYLRENKVRIWDEWADADGNLGPVYGKQWRSWQTPDGEAIDQVSQVVQQIKTNPDSRRLIVSAWNVADVPQMALPPCHLLFQFYVAEGKLSCQLYQRSADVLLGVPFNIASYALLTMMIAQVCDLQPGDFVHSFGDAHLYSNHLEQTKLQLSREPKALPTMKINPNVKDLFAFRIEDFELQGYDPHPHISAPVAV; from the coding sequence ATGCGACAGTACCTTGATTTGATGCAGCGAATTCTCGACGAAGGGGTCGAGAAGCACGATCGGACCGGCACCGGCACGCTCAGCGTGTTCGGCCATCAAATGCGGTTCGACCTGTCGGAAGGGTTTCCGGTCGTCACGACGAAGAAACTGCATCTGCGTTCGATCATTCATGAACTGCTGTGGTTTCTCAAAGGGGAAACCAACATCCAATATCTGCGCGAGAACAAAGTCCGTATTTGGGACGAGTGGGCCGACGCGGATGGCAACTTGGGGCCCGTTTACGGAAAGCAGTGGCGCAGCTGGCAGACGCCTGATGGCGAAGCGATCGACCAGGTTTCGCAAGTGGTTCAGCAGATCAAGACAAATCCTGATTCGCGTCGCTTGATTGTTTCGGCCTGGAATGTGGCCGATGTTCCGCAGATGGCGTTACCCCCGTGCCACCTTCTTTTTCAGTTCTATGTGGCCGAGGGCAAGCTGAGCTGCCAGTTGTACCAGCGGAGTGCTGACGTGCTGTTGGGCGTGCCGTTCAACATTGCCTCGTACGCACTGCTGACGATGATGATCGCCCAGGTATGCGATCTTCAGCCAGGCGACTTCGTTCATTCGTTTGGTGATGCCCATCTCTATTCGAATCATTTAGAGCAAACCAAGCTCCAGCTTTCGCGCGAGCCCAAAGCGCTACCGACGATGAAGATCAACCCGAACGTGAAGGACTTGTTCGCGTTCAGGATCGAAGACTTCGAGCTACAAGGTTACGACCCGCACCCGCACATTTCTGCCCCGGTCGCCGTATGA
- a CDS encoding VOC family protein has product MPDLLLEAVNPVLPSRDVKAAIQFYVDKLDFKVSFQDADDPRYASIIRDRVEIHLRWHDPSSWDRVERPNIRIAVCDVEHLYSVFQPLGIFASDTTLRDTAFGTREFGLFDPDGNLLTFYSDLGE; this is encoded by the coding sequence ATGCCCGATTTGCTCCTCGAAGCCGTTAATCCTGTTCTGCCGTCTCGCGACGTAAAAGCCGCCATCCAGTTTTATGTCGACAAGCTGGACTTCAAGGTATCGTTTCAAGATGCAGACGATCCGCGCTACGCATCGATCATTCGAGATCGGGTCGAAATCCATCTTCGCTGGCACGATCCCTCGAGTTGGGACCGAGTCGAGCGACCGAACATTCGTATCGCCGTATGCGATGTCGAGCACCTTTACAGCGTGTTTCAGCCCTTGGGGATCTTTGCTTCCGATACTACGCTCCGAGATACGGCATTTGGCACACGGGAGTTTGGCCTTTTCGATCCCGATGGGAACTTGCTGACGTTCTATTCCGACCTGGGAGAGTAG
- a CDS encoding PSP1 domain-containing protein, with translation MAKYIVRYGVMRFIGVFSARAKDEYNRDDQVIIRTKRGLEVGDVLCIATDDAVNQLSDPTFGSIMRAMSVEDIKQTEHMLGDTQREVETVRRVIGEMDLPMQLVDVEHLFGGERIVVYYLSESRVDFRDLVKALASELQTRIEMRQIGVRDEAKLLADYGDCGKPVCCNTHLSEMPPVSMRMAKLQKATLDPTKISGRCGRLKCCLRYEYDTYEELQRDLPPIGSDIVTSNGRGRVLNHEILAGQLLVRMEDNRNIMIDASDVLTILKRGNGQTGGSSRRGKRRDKKEAADESGENTQSNPDTPKE, from the coding sequence ATGGCGAAATACATCGTTCGCTACGGGGTCATGCGTTTTATAGGCGTGTTCTCGGCCCGAGCAAAAGATGAATACAACCGCGACGACCAAGTCATCATTCGCACCAAGCGCGGCTTGGAGGTGGGGGATGTGCTTTGCATTGCCACCGACGACGCGGTCAACCAGCTTAGCGATCCGACCTTTGGCAGCATCATGCGGGCCATGTCGGTCGAAGACATTAAGCAGACCGAGCACATGCTGGGAGACACCCAGCGCGAAGTGGAAACGGTCCGCCGCGTGATCGGCGAGATGGATCTTCCAATGCAACTGGTCGACGTCGAGCACTTGTTCGGCGGCGAGCGAATTGTCGTTTACTACTTGTCCGAGTCGCGAGTCGATTTTCGCGATCTGGTCAAAGCGTTGGCTTCCGAACTGCAGACACGTATCGAAATGCGGCAAATCGGTGTCCGAGACGAGGCCAAATTGCTGGCCGATTACGGCGATTGCGGAAAGCCGGTCTGCTGCAACACGCATCTGAGCGAAATGCCCCCGGTATCGATGCGGATGGCCAAGCTTCAGAAAGCGACGCTCGACCCGACGAAGATTTCCGGACGCTGCGGACGACTCAAGTGTTGCCTGCGTTACGAGTACGACACGTACGAAGAGCTACAACGCGACCTTCCGCCGATTGGTAGCGACATTGTGACTAGCAATGGCCGTGGTCGCGTGTTGAATCACGAGATTTTAGCCGGGCAGCTGTTGGTCCGTATGGAAGACAACCGCAACATCATGATCGATGCCAGCGACGTGCTGACGATCCTCAAACGCGGCAACGGCCAAACCGGGGGAAGTTCCAGACGCGGCAAACGTCGCGATAAGAAGGAAGCCGCAGACGAAAGCGGCGAGAACACCCAATCCAATCCAGACACTCCGAAGGAATAA
- a CDS encoding YbaN family protein encodes MNHPPVPEIAWSKRLIYLGCATIFFMLAILGMILPIVPATPFLLVTSYFLVRSFPKLNDLLLDTPYFGPILYDWEVRKGIKTSTKIQAIASVVLGWGISLLVFPIPSWALILMAVLVITGILVIYLVPEPRDPVKIAEGKSNSSDQQEETINNDEVHKSHELERKQREWDRTQRQPHGDNR; translated from the coding sequence ATGAATCATCCTCCGGTACCTGAGATCGCTTGGTCCAAGCGGCTAATCTACTTGGGCTGCGCGACCATATTTTTCATGCTGGCCATCCTGGGCATGATCTTGCCGATTGTCCCAGCCACACCGTTTCTGTTGGTCACCAGCTACTTCCTGGTGCGTTCCTTTCCGAAGCTGAACGACCTGCTGCTCGACACGCCCTATTTCGGTCCGATCCTTTACGACTGGGAAGTTCGCAAAGGCATCAAGACCAGCACCAAGATCCAGGCGATCGCCTCGGTTGTTCTCGGTTGGGGAATTTCGCTGCTCGTTTTTCCGATACCAAGCTGGGCCCTGATTCTCATGGCCGTCTTGGTGATAACCGGGATCCTTGTCATCTACCTGGTCCCAGAGCCGCGCGACCCGGTCAAGATTGCCGAGGGTAAGAGCAATTCCAGCGATCAGCAAGAAGAAACGATCAACAACGACGAGGTCCACAAATCGCACGAGCTAGAGCGGAAACAGCGGGAATGGGATCGCACCCAACGCCAGCCCCATGGCGACAATCGTTGA